A single region of the Palaemon carinicauda isolate YSFRI2023 chromosome 17, ASM3689809v2, whole genome shotgun sequence genome encodes:
- the LOC137656613 gene encoding uncharacterized protein, which translates to MRSLKTTGALTHGSGMTEEMCNLWTLSAPVTSAYISAMQDFTELTYTTSPQHKDSTEARIKRDASDLEKNQTKIAVYSSFTSHTNLKNIVNGIVAGPDVNVHAFESVGNKIIENMVVKPAFTYKFKWKDRAQSLGNISAVKIAHDRTIDPALLFQRFLVMSRSGDLSLEEVLTYELSPYPSALFETRNILQKADKPLLAQAIRDHVAAFSSEAVINSKPKTDCHVVDGGSLLHRLPWKKGDSYYTIAESYADFTVRNYGQATVVFDVYVEAPPI; encoded by the coding sequence ATGAGGTCTCTAAAGACCACTGGTgctctaacccatggcagtgggatGACCGAGGAGATGTGTAATCTTTGGACCTTATCTGCACCTGTAACATCTGCATACATCAGTGCGATGCAAGATTTTACCGAACTAACCTATACTACAAGCCCACAACACAAAGATTCAACTGAGGCACGCATCAAAAGAGATGCATCTGATCTTGAGAAAAATCAGACAAAGATTGCAGTCTATTCATCCTTCACATCTCATACTAATCTGAAAAACATTGTCAACGGAATAGTGGCTGGACCAGATGTGAATGTACATGCCTTTGAATCAGTTGGGAACAAGATCATTGAAAATATGGTTGTAAAGccagcatttacttacaaatttaagtGGAAAGACAGAGCTCAATCCCTTGGAAATATCTCTGCTGTGAAAATTGCTCATGATCGTACCAttgatcctgcccttctgttccagcgTTTCCTTGTCATGTCAAGATCGGGAGATCTTtcccttgaagaggttttgacatatgagctaagcccATATCCTTCAGCCCTTTTTGAGACCAGGAACATTCTTCAAAAAGCAGACAAACCTCTGCTTGCTCAGGCAATTCGAGACCatgttgcagccttttcaagtgaggCTGTGATTAACTCTAAACCTAAAACAGATTGTCATGTGGTTGATGGAGGCTCTTTGCTCCATCGTTTACCATGGAAGAAAGGCGACTCATATTATACAATAGCTGAGTCTTATGCAGActtcactgtgagaaattatggacaagcaacagtggtATTCGATGTATATGTTGAAGCCCCCCCTAtataa